Part of the Bacillus sp. N1-1 genome, AAGAAGCCAAAAAAAATGGCCATCCAATGGTATTCCTTGATCATGAAGCGATGATGAGTAACCATGATGAACATCCTCATATTTTGAAAAGCATGGACGACTTAAAAATGCATTATCCTGGATATGATCCTTCCTATTATCACAATAGAGAAATTTATCAGGCTCTTCTGTTTTGCGAAAGTAATGACGAGGGGGGCTATCGTGATGCTTATGGAAACCTTGATTTTATCCGCTGGCATGATTATTCCATGGACGTGATTCCACCTGGAGGCTCAAAAGCGAAAGGGATAGAAGCTATGATTAAGCATCTTGGATTTAAACGAGAAAATACGTACGCTTTTGGAGATGCACTAAACGACATCGAAATGTTGAAGTTTGCAGGCACGGGAGTCGCAATGGGAAATGGATATCAAGAAGTGAAAGAGGTGGCTGATTACATTACGGATCCAGTCGACCAAAATGGTATTCAAAAAGGGCTGAAAAAAGTAGGCTTATTATAAGAAAAGGGATCGCCTATTGAAACGGCGATCCCTTTTCTTATTGTAGAATCAAGCTTATCGGCCTAAAGGTGTTAATTCACTTGCTTCTTCATTGTTAATACGATCGTAAAACATAATACCATCAAGATGATCAACTTCATGTTGTACAACGATAGCAGGCAGCCCCTTTAATCTTAGCTTTAGAGGATTACCTTCAGCATCAACCCCTTTTACTGTAATCCGAGCATATCTCGGTACAGCACCAGGCACTTCACGATCAACGGATAGACAGCCTTCTCCTCCATCTAAATACGTTTTTTCAACGGAATGGCTAATGATTTTTGGGTTCATAATGCCATAGCTATATAGCGTGCCTCTATGATCAGATACGTGCACCGCAATCATACGTTTGCTAATGCCGATTTGTGGTGCAGCAATTCCGATACCTGAGCGTAATTCATACTTTAAGGCAGCTTCAGGATCTTGACTATTAATAAGAAATTCAAGCATTTCTCTTAAGGTTTGCTTTTCTTCTTCAGTTGCAGGAAGGGCAATTTCATTTGCAACTTCAGTTAGGATTGGATCCCCTTCTCTACGAATATTTTTCATTGTTAGCATGTTATGTTTCACTCCTATTCAAAACGGTCTATCATAAGTATATTCAACTTTTTGTAAGGGTTAAAGCAAATGCTCTTTTACTAGTGGATGATTATCGATACTTTAATAAGTAAGCAAATCACTCATCACCGTAAAATGAGAAACTTACAACAGTGCTAGTTTAGCACAACACGATTTATCAGGGAATCCTCTTGGATGACCTGTTTAGAAAGAATATGCGTAAATTGAAGCAATGATTGAAAATGGAGTATTCTATTGAGATCTGTATTATGGTATAGTAATCAGGGATGTAATTATTATGGTATGAATTGGATATGTGGGGGGACTTTTTTTGCTACGTAAATATCGTTTAGGAATTATTTCTCTTTTTTTCTGTTTTCTAATGGTTGGGTTAGCTGGTTGTCAATTTGGTGGTAGCCCAGCAGAAAAAATGTATGACCATTTAGAGGAAGCTGTTGCTCTTGAAGATCAATTTAGAGAACAACAAGAACCTTTGGCGAAGGCAGAGAAAAAGGAGCAAGACATTTATAATGAAATTGTTGCGCTAAGTATGGAAGAGTTTGATAAGATTGAAAAGCTTTCTAAAGAAGCTGAAGAAAATACAGATCAGCGACTTGAGTACTTAAAGAAGGAAAAAGAAAGCATCGATGAAGCATATGAAGAGTTTGAAGAGGTTAAAGATTTAACAGAGGACCTTGAAACGGATGCAGCTAAGAAAGATGCCAAAAGCTTGATTGAAATTATGGATAAGCGTTATGAAGCTTATGGAAAGCTACATAAAGAATACAAAGCAGCTGTTGAACAAGATCAAAAGCTCTACAGCTCACTACAAGATAAAGAACTAACTTTAGAGCAACTCCAAGAACAAATTAAAGTCGTTAACGAAAAATATGGCAAGGTGGCTGAGCATAAAGAAAGTTTCAACAAATTCACGTCTGAATTTAATGAAGCCAAAAAAGCTTTTTATGAATCAGCTGAATTAAATGTTAATTACGGGGAATAGAAACCGCTCATCTGAGCGGTTTTTTCTATGTAATTTGAAATATTTTGACCGCGCGATCGTTTGTATGAATCAAAAGAGAAAGCATTTTTATAATGAAATTTGAAGCAATCTCTCGTGATAAAGAGTCATAAAAGATCTGCTCTCCTAATTATTTACACTAATACAGTCTGTCAAAACAGAATGTAACAGTTTTAATATCATTCCTTAACATGCAATTTATAAATCAATTAATTGACTTGAAACTTACTGTATTGTAAACTTAAAAACGAACTTACTCATGAAGAGAAGCACTCCCTTATTCTTACTGATACAGACTATTATTCGCAGTAATACATAGCACTAGGGATTATTTCTTCAGAATTAAGGGTATGACATTGAGTGTTGTCTTAAGTAATGCAAATTAATGAATGGTATTTGTCATTTAATAACGTTGAAATGGACATGCTAGTGATGTCTGTAAACTGAACGACCCACTCACAATTGCAACATTTGCAATTCAATAATCTATCTCTTTATGAATGAAAGGATGAGGTGAAAGGTATGGGAACTAAAACCATCGAAAACATCGAAGGCCAATTCGAAATGTTCCAGATTCTAAATGAAAATGGCGAAATCGTTAATGAAGAAGCAATGCCTGAACTATCAGATGAGCAGCTTCAAGAATTAATGCGCCGCATGGTGTACACACGTATTCTTGATCAACGTTCAATCTCTTTGAACCGTCAAGGACGTCTTGGCTTCTACGCACCAACTGCAGGACAGGAAGCTTCACAACTAGGAAGTCAATTTGCACTTGATAAAGAGGACTGGATTCTTCCAGGTTATCGTGATGTTCCTCAAATCATCTGGCACGGTCTTCCACTATATAAAGCATTTTTATTCTCACGTGGTCACTTTGTAGGAAACCAGGCTGATGGTCTTAATGTATTGAGCCCACAAATCATTATCGGTGCTCAAATTACACAAACAGCTGGCGTTGCACTTGGACTTAAGAAAAAAGGCAAGAAAAACGTAGCAATCACTTACACTGGTGATGGCGGTGCTTCTCAAGGGGATTTCTATGAAGGAATGAACTTTGCAGGTGCTTATGCTGCTCCAGCGATTTTTGTTGTGCAAAACAACCGTTTCGCAATCTCAGTTCCAGTTGAAAAACAATCTGCTGCGAAAACAATCGCTCAAAAAGCAGTTGCAGCTGGTATTCAAGGTGTTCAAGTAGACGGTATGGACGTTCTTGCTGTTTATAAAGCAGTTACGGATGCTCGTGAGCGTGCGATTAATGGCGAAGGCCCAACACTAATTGAAACAATGACTTACCGCTATGGTCCACATACAATGGCTGGTGACGATC contains:
- the pdhA gene encoding pyruvate dehydrogenase (acetyl-transferring) E1 component subunit alpha, with translation MGTKTIENIEGQFEMFQILNENGEIVNEEAMPELSDEQLQELMRRMVYTRILDQRSISLNRQGRLGFYAPTAGQEASQLGSQFALDKEDWILPGYRDVPQIIWHGLPLYKAFLFSRGHFVGNQADGLNVLSPQIIIGAQITQTAGVALGLKKKGKKNVAITYTGDGGASQGDFYEGMNFAGAYAAPAIFVVQNNRFAISVPVEKQSAAKTIAQKAVAAGIQGVQVDGMDVLAVYKAVTDARERAINGEGPTLIETMTYRYGPHTMAGDDPTRYRSEDLDSEWEKKDPIVRFRKYLESKNLWSEEKENEVVDNAKDEIKAAIKKADGTPKQKVTDLISNMYEELPQNLREQYEQYSAKESK
- a CDS encoding Cof-type HAD-IIB family hydrolase gives rise to the protein MHNEKIVFFDIDGTLLNHDKKIPKSTREALKTLTENGVHVAIATGRAPFMFADLREDLGIDTFISFNGQYVKHQDKVVHTNPLSRDEIKVLEEEAKKNGHPMVFLDHEAMMSNHDEHPHILKSMDDLKMHYPGYDPSYYHNREIYQALLFCESNDEGGYRDAYGNLDFIRWHDYSMDVIPPGGSKAKGIEAMIKHLGFKRENTYAFGDALNDIEMLKFAGTGVAMGNGYQEVKEVADYITDPVDQNGIQKGLKKVGLL
- the def gene encoding peptide deformylase; this encodes MLTMKNIRREGDPILTEVANEIALPATEEEKQTLREMLEFLINSQDPEAALKYELRSGIGIAAPQIGISKRMIAVHVSDHRGTLYSYGIMNPKIISHSVEKTYLDGGEGCLSVDREVPGAVPRYARITVKGVDAEGNPLKLRLKGLPAIVVQHEVDHLDGIMFYDRINNEEASELTPLGR
- a CDS encoding YkyA family protein, with protein sequence MLRKYRLGIISLFFCFLMVGLAGCQFGGSPAEKMYDHLEEAVALEDQFREQQEPLAKAEKKEQDIYNEIVALSMEEFDKIEKLSKEAEENTDQRLEYLKKEKESIDEAYEEFEEVKDLTEDLETDAAKKDAKSLIEIMDKRYEAYGKLHKEYKAAVEQDQKLYSSLQDKELTLEQLQEQIKVVNEKYGKVAEHKESFNKFTSEFNEAKKAFYESAELNVNYGE